One segment of Streptomyces sp. NBC_00576 DNA contains the following:
- a CDS encoding PAS domain-containing protein: protein MSSRPSRGAARLAAILDALPDALVLVNANGTVVNANTIALAAFETPGTALVGRGLLDLLPQFDSRLIPGTMRRPDSMDPHGQTKPTRMIARRTDGSEFPVEVTSANLENGQQAYDSYGYANDELLMLVVRDLSGTVDTEAELARSQRQTEMILRAAAEGVVGTDTEGRVVLVNPAAAQILGYRASDLGGRELHTLVLHSRADGEPFPYGESPLADTLRSGRKHRVRGQVLWSKSGDQVSVDLTTAPVRDGDQLVGAVMTFTDRRPYDSLAEEKDAADKLHQEELERAAEEHASELTALRQQHVTEIERLREEHEEELAAGEDRYAALAEREKDRYEALAGRQEQLLVLLGRSLRGPLDELRRELAALAADDAGQLWPEANQVLHHLSAGYSRITTLVDNVLSYQRLDTGVDSVTRTKVMLDAVVAAGVDGAVELIGPGRVQFAVHAPPIEAEVDPQRLATALAHLVADVAGVDATGNSPASAGGYMDNTVVVAAAQRGEVVRIEVRGPYPGGDPVHEPIVRGIVRAHGGVLQTHEVPGMSGSAYVLEVPIGGGAGAVVAEVGVEDAETGVGAELAVPEQVVDNQVVDNNGDGGVSGRRRARRSSVDAFLEGDVPEDAAEAEVEADVESGASGSEAVAPTGRRRRRAVEEAAAASGPAPQPSADGDSGTGRRRGRPSPVEGVDAGAGDDGGVSEGAVVMAGEHGAGTAAAGTGLGGTVPPQGVPGAPARRAGGEQHALPPALPAAPSGAAGAEGAADDSAGGQPTGRRRRALAAAAERGNAQETGPRPVFALPPAEADRTDQGAAEAPAGPVGDRFDDGGRHDGLMHDPDDDHTPPQPHPTSTPTGRRRARQAPEQPGTVPPGGIPGQAVPAQAPVQATVAQAAAGPQGGVPGQGQAVPAQGMPGQAAPAAQIAQVAQPMPGQPVPAQGIQGQQVPQQALQQAPQPVSQQVPAQGTAPQPALAQGLAPGQAIPAQAAPVAQPQPWPAADDETPDVGTHNLNGNAPAVAPAPLPAPQAAATPLPPERVAPPRLGQALAAEAAGAPVDPNSTQGRAISVRTLGQGVPFSRQAAQVQTPGQPQPATPPNGTNGSNGSGRRRKLGTRPEPAAGQPETAARPHPQVGQAATATPPAAQTAPTAPAPAQPSLAGQAPLPGQPSLAGQVPLAQVPLPAQPSLAGQTQLAPGAPRLPGFTEGAGRSYAIGAPDENADEGPEPLDGPGGAVEVSDQPQPRPMDDELPPEPLDNPRRLLVWPAPDVTTQQALSDRGYRPVIVHSREEVNAQIAAFPAALFVDPLTGPITRTALQSLRQAAVAAEVPVLVTAGLGQATREAAYGADPAVLLKALAPRDSDQHPPRVLLIEEHAEIALALTATLERRGMQVARAASDADAVTLASQLRPNLVVMDLLQVRRRRAGIVDWLRANGQLNRTPLVVYTAAVDQADLPRLASGETVLFLAERSTSTEVQSRIVDLLARIGTN, encoded by the coding sequence GTGAGCAGCAGGCCATCCCGAGGCGCTGCTCGCCTCGCAGCCATACTCGATGCGCTTCCCGATGCGTTGGTGCTGGTCAACGCCAATGGGACCGTCGTCAACGCCAATACGATCGCCCTCGCGGCCTTCGAGACGCCGGGCACCGCCCTCGTCGGGCGCGGGCTGCTCGATCTGCTGCCGCAGTTCGACTCGCGGCTGATCCCCGGCACCATGCGGCGCCCCGATTCCATGGACCCGCACGGGCAGACCAAGCCGACCCGGATGATCGCCCGGCGGACGGACGGGAGCGAGTTTCCCGTCGAGGTCACCAGTGCGAATCTTGAGAACGGCCAGCAGGCGTACGACAGCTACGGCTACGCCAATGACGAGCTGCTCATGCTCGTCGTACGCGATCTGTCCGGCACCGTCGACACCGAGGCCGAACTCGCGCGTTCGCAACGTCAGACCGAGATGATCCTGCGTGCCGCCGCAGAAGGAGTCGTCGGGACGGACACCGAGGGGCGGGTTGTACTCGTCAATCCCGCCGCCGCTCAGATACTGGGTTACCGGGCCAGCGACCTCGGCGGGCGCGAGCTCCACACGCTCGTCCTGCACTCGCGCGCCGACGGCGAGCCCTTCCCGTACGGCGAGTCCCCGCTCGCCGACACCCTGCGGTCCGGACGCAAGCACCGGGTGCGCGGGCAGGTGCTGTGGTCCAAGAGCGGGGACCAGGTCTCCGTCGACCTGACGACCGCGCCCGTCCGGGACGGCGACCAGCTCGTGGGCGCCGTGATGACCTTCACCGACCGGCGTCCGTACGACTCCCTCGCCGAGGAGAAGGACGCCGCCGACAAGCTGCACCAGGAGGAGCTGGAGCGGGCCGCCGAGGAGCACGCGTCCGAGCTCACCGCCCTGCGCCAGCAGCACGTCACCGAGATCGAGCGGCTGCGCGAGGAGCACGAGGAGGAACTCGCCGCCGGTGAGGACCGGTACGCGGCCCTCGCGGAGCGCGAGAAGGACCGGTACGAGGCCCTGGCAGGCCGACAGGAGCAGCTGCTCGTGCTGCTCGGCCGTTCCCTGCGCGGCCCCCTCGACGAGCTGCGCCGCGAACTGGCCGCCCTCGCCGCCGACGACGCCGGGCAGCTGTGGCCCGAGGCCAACCAGGTGCTGCATCATCTGTCGGCCGGTTACTCGCGCATCACCACATTGGTCGACAACGTCCTGTCCTACCAGCGGCTCGACACGGGCGTCGACTCCGTCACCCGTACGAAGGTGATGCTCGACGCGGTCGTCGCCGCCGGGGTCGACGGGGCCGTCGAACTGATCGGGCCCGGGCGCGTCCAGTTCGCCGTGCACGCGCCGCCGATCGAGGCCGAGGTCGACCCGCAGCGCCTGGCCACCGCCCTCGCGCATCTCGTCGCGGACGTCGCCGGCGTCGACGCGACCGGCAACTCGCCCGCCTCCGCGGGCGGTTACATGGACAACACGGTGGTCGTGGCCGCCGCGCAGCGCGGAGAGGTCGTACGGATCGAGGTGCGCGGGCCGTATCCCGGGGGAGACCCGGTGCACGAGCCGATCGTGCGCGGGATCGTGCGAGCCCACGGCGGCGTGCTCCAGACGCACGAGGTGCCGGGCATGAGCGGCAGTGCGTACGTCCTTGAGGTGCCCATCGGGGGCGGGGCCGGCGCGGTGGTGGCCGAGGTCGGGGTCGAGGACGCGGAGACGGGTGTGGGCGCCGAGCTCGCCGTGCCCGAGCAGGTCGTGGACAACCAGGTCGTGGACAACAACGGCGACGGTGGTGTCAGCGGGCGGCGCCGGGCCCGGCGGTCCTCCGTGGACGCCTTCCTGGAGGGCGACGTTCCGGAGGACGCCGCCGAGGCCGAGGTCGAGGCCGATGTCGAGTCCGGTGCCTCCGGGAGCGAGGCGGTCGCGCCCACCGGACGGCGCCGGAGGCGGGCGGTCGAGGAGGCCGCCGCCGCTTCGGGCCCCGCTCCTCAACCCTCCGCCGATGGAGACAGCGGTACCGGGCGCCGGCGTGGCCGGCCCAGCCCCGTCGAAGGTGTTGACGCGGGTGCGGGCGACGATGGCGGCGTCTCCGAAGGCGCCGTCGTCATGGCGGGCGAACACGGTGCGGGCACCGCTGCCGCGGGGACCGGTCTGGGCGGGACGGTGCCGCCCCAGGGTGTGCCCGGCGCTCCGGCCCGGCGCGCCGGAGGCGAGCAGCACGCGTTGCCTCCCGCCCTTCCCGCGGCTCCTTCGGGGGCCGCAGGTGCGGAGGGCGCCGCTGACGACAGCGCGGGCGGGCAGCCGACCGGGCGCCGGCGCCGGGCCCTCGCGGCTGCGGCCGAGCGCGGCAACGCGCAAGAGACGGGCCCCCGTCCGGTGTTCGCCCTGCCCCCGGCCGAGGCCGACCGGACAGACCAGGGCGCCGCCGAGGCGCCCGCCGGGCCTGTCGGCGACCGGTTCGACGACGGTGGCCGTCATGACGGGCTCATGCACGATCCCGACGACGACCACACCCCGCCCCAGCCTCACCCGACGTCCACCCCGACCGGCCGCCGCCGTGCGCGCCAGGCCCCGGAACAGCCGGGGACCGTACCGCCGGGCGGGATTCCCGGACAGGCGGTTCCCGCACAGGCTCCCGTGCAGGCAACGGTCGCCCAGGCCGCCGCTGGTCCGCAGGGAGGCGTTCCGGGGCAGGGGCAGGCCGTGCCCGCACAGGGCATGCCTGGACAGGCCGCTCCTGCGGCTCAAATCGCGCAGGTCGCGCAGCCCATGCCCGGTCAACCTGTCCCGGCGCAGGGCATCCAGGGTCAGCAGGTTCCCCAACAGGCCCTGCAGCAGGCCCCTCAGCCCGTTTCCCAGCAGGTTCCGGCGCAGGGTACGGCGCCCCAGCCCGCCCTCGCCCAGGGCCTCGCCCCCGGCCAGGCGATCCCGGCCCAGGCCGCCCCCGTTGCCCAGCCCCAGCCCTGGCCCGCCGCCGACGACGAAACCCCGGATGTCGGCACCCACAACCTGAACGGGAACGCCCCGGCCGTCGCTCCTGCCCCCCTCCCCGCGCCCCAGGCGGCAGCCACCCCGCTCCCTCCTGAGCGTGTCGCGCCGCCCCGGCTCGGGCAGGCCCTGGCTGCCGAGGCCGCCGGCGCGCCGGTCGACCCGAACTCGACGCAGGGGCGCGCGATCAGTGTGCGGACGCTCGGGCAGGGAGTGCCGTTCAGTCGGCAGGCGGCGCAGGTCCAGACGCCGGGCCAGCCGCAGCCCGCGACGCCTCCGAACGGCACCAACGGCTCGAACGGCTCCGGTCGCCGCCGCAAGCTCGGTACCCGCCCGGAGCCCGCCGCCGGCCAGCCGGAGACGGCCGCCCGTCCCCACCCGCAGGTGGGTCAGGCCGCCACCGCCACGCCTCCGGCGGCACAGACCGCGCCCACCGCACCGGCCCCGGCCCAGCCCTCCTTGGCCGGACAGGCCCCCCTGCCCGGTCAGCCCTCCCTCGCCGGCCAGGTACCGCTCGCCCAAGTGCCGTTGCCCGCGCAGCCCTCGCTCGCAGGGCAGACACAGCTCGCCCCGGGTGCTCCGCGACTGCCCGGGTTCACCGAGGGGGCCGGCCGCTCGTACGCCATAGGAGCACCGGACGAGAACGCCGACGAAGGGCCGGAGCCGCTCGACGGGCCCGGCGGGGCCGTCGAGGTCTCCGACCAGCCGCAGCCGCGGCCGATGGACGACGAGCTGCCGCCGGAGCCGCTGGACAATCCGCGTCGGCTGCTGGTGTGGCCCGCGCCGGACGTCACCACGCAGCAGGCGCTCAGCGACCGTGGGTACCGGCCCGTCATCGTGCACTCGCGCGAGGAGGTCAACGCCCAGATCGCGGCCTTCCCGGCGGCGCTGTTCGTCGATCCGCTGACCGGACCGATCACCCGGACCGCCCTCCAGTCGCTGCGCCAGGCCGCCGTGGCCGCCGAGGTGCCGGTGCTGGTGACGGCTGGACTCGGGCAGGCGACGCGTGAGGCGGCGTACGGCGCCGATCCCGCCGTACTCCTGAAAGCGCTCGCGCCGCGTGACAGTGACCAGCATCCGCCGCGGGTGCTGCTCATCGAGGAGCATGCGGAGATCGCGCTCGCACTCACCGCGACGCTGGAGAGGCGCGGGATGCAGGTCGCGCGGGCCGCAAGTGACGCCGACGCGGTCACGCTGGCCTCACAGTTGCGGCCGAACCTCGTGGTCATGGACCTGCTTCAGGTGCGGCGCCGCAGGGCCGGCATCGTGGACTGGCTGAGGGCGAACGGGCAGTTGAACCGCACTCCGCTGGTCGTCTACACGGCCGCCGTCGATCAGGCCGACCTGCCGAGGCTCGCTTCGGGGGAGACGGTGCTGTTCCTCGCCGAGCGGTCCACCAGTACCGAGGTGCAGAGCCGTATCGTCGATCTGCTCGCGCGTATCGGTACCAACTGA
- a CDS encoding SSI family serine proteinase inhibitor produces MFKVISHATHAPHAARAARSHATLPPGALRRLVFAATAGVSLAAASFSAAPAAAYADEAPQTRPLTPLTPFAPLLAPMGRASDHLTVTVRRTGGRGDGRFELACHPGSGSHPDVEGACGSLDRGARWGKDPFAPVSPDSICTMMYGGPATAHVTGNWAGRPVDATFDRSNGCQMARWDRLVPLLPDLR; encoded by the coding sequence ATGTTCAAGGTCATCTCGCATGCCACTCATGCCCCTCATGCCGCCCGCGCCGCCCGCTCCCACGCCACCCTTCCCCCCGGCGCCCTCCGTCGCCTCGTGTTCGCCGCCACCGCCGGCGTCTCCCTCGCCGCCGCCTCCTTCTCCGCCGCGCCCGCGGCCGCCTACGCCGACGAGGCTCCCCAGACCCGCCCCCTCACGCCACTCACGCCCTTCGCACCCCTCCTCGCTCCCATGGGACGCGCCTCCGACCACCTCACCGTCACCGTCCGCCGCACCGGCGGGCGTGGGGACGGGCGGTTCGAGCTGGCCTGTCATCCCGGGAGCGGGAGTCATCCCGACGTCGAGGGGGCCTGTGGGTCGCTCGACCGGGGGGCTCGGTGGGGGAAGGATCCGTTCGCCCCCGTCTCCCCCGACAGCATCTGCACGATGATGTACGGGGGTCCGGCGACCGCTCATGTGACCGGGAACTGGGCCGGGCGTCCTGTCGACGCCACTTTCGACCGCAGCAACGGGTGCCAGATGGCGCGCTGGGACCGGCTCGTACCGCTGCTTCCTGATCTTCGGTGA
- a CDS encoding lamin tail domain-containing protein, whose product MPVSKIVTARSLAAAALAAGALVGTVTLPASAADHRSHRSNVEISDVQYDAPGRNDNSNRSLNKEWVEITNNSRHGVNLDGWTLADEDGHTYTFDHYRLDGRATVRVHTGEGRDSRRDLFQDRRREFWDNRSDTATLRNDHGRFVDDSSWGGRDRHHGGDHRGGGDHRGGGDHRGGGDHRGGGDHRGAGDHRG is encoded by the coding sequence GTGCCTGTTTCCAAGATCGTAACCGCCCGCAGTCTGGCCGCCGCCGCGCTGGCAGCCGGCGCACTGGTTGGGACGGTGACGCTGCCGGCGTCTGCGGCCGACCACCGCTCACACCGGTCGAACGTGGAGATCAGTGATGTTCAGTACGACGCCCCGGGCCGCAATGACAACTCGAACCGCTCCCTCAACAAGGAGTGGGTGGAGATCACCAACAACAGCCGCCACGGCGTGAACCTGGACGGGTGGACGCTGGCCGACGAGGACGGCCACACCTACACCTTCGACCACTACCGCCTGGACGGACGGGCCACCGTCCGCGTCCACACCGGCGAGGGCCGTGACAGTCGTCGGGACCTGTTCCAGGACCGTCGCCGCGAGTTCTGGGACAACCGCTCCGACACGGCCACCCTGCGCAACGACCACGGCCGCTTCGTCGACGACAGCTCCTGGGGCGGCCGTGACCGCCACCACGGCGGCGACCACCGCGGCGGCGGCGACCACCGCGGCGGCGGCGACCACCGCGGCGGCGGCGACCACCGCGGCGGCGGCGACCACCGCGGCGCTGGCGACCACCGCGGCTGA
- a CDS encoding class I SAM-dependent methyltransferase, with amino-acid sequence MTILPPSVLRALERFHAAHPWDHNAHYHPWIMRQLPRRYGRVLDVGCGSGDLVRLLAGRSTSSVLGVDSDPAIVDRARELTSPDAPITFTAADAMTGLPDGPDGVYDVITCVAVVHHLPYADALTLFRRRLAPGGTLVVVGLSRAESLVDHLLGGAAIPANVVMAWVKNRGRPAARPVAMTARTRGAEMGFAEVVREARRVLPGCRVRRRLFWRYTLVWRQPVRS; translated from the coding sequence GTGACGATCTTGCCGCCATCCGTGCTGCGCGCACTTGAGCGATTTCACGCCGCCCACCCCTGGGACCACAACGCCCACTACCACCCGTGGATCATGCGGCAGTTGCCGAGGCGGTACGGCCGTGTGCTGGACGTGGGGTGTGGCAGCGGCGACCTGGTGCGGCTGCTGGCCGGGCGGAGTACGTCGTCGGTGCTCGGTGTCGACTCCGACCCTGCGATCGTCGATCGGGCGCGGGAACTTACCTCCCCCGACGCCCCGATCACGTTCACCGCTGCGGACGCGATGACCGGCCTTCCCGACGGCCCGGACGGTGTGTACGACGTCATCACCTGCGTCGCCGTCGTCCACCACCTTCCGTACGCCGACGCGCTCACTCTCTTCCGGCGGCGGCTGGCGCCCGGCGGGACGTTGGTCGTGGTGGGGTTGTCTCGGGCCGAGAGCCTCGTTGATCATTTGCTGGGGGGTGCCGCCATTCCGGCGAACGTCGTCATGGCCTGGGTGAAGAACCGGGGGCGGCCGGCGGCGCGGCCGGTTGCCATGACCGCGCGGACGCGCGGGGCGGAGATGGGGTTCGCCGAGGTGGTGAGGGAGGCGCGGCGGGTGCTGCCCGGGTGTCGGGTACGGCGGCGGCTCTTCTGGCGGTACACGCTGGTGTGGCGGCAGCCGGTGCGGAGTTGA
- a CDS encoding NUDIX hydrolase has translation MADPVGRVELVERVDEQDQVLGVVERGEAVRRGWLHRVATTVCRDAGGRVLVHRRADGLARFPGQYNWLVGGAVDVGESWEEAAVRELAEELGVRVDVRLAFKFLCRGAISPYWLGVHEAVIAEEVSPDPAEIAWHGWVSEGELWELTRQLAFVPDGVEVLRRVRSGAVVDEPA, from the coding sequence ATGGCCGATCCGGTGGGGCGTGTGGAGCTGGTTGAACGGGTGGACGAACAGGATCAGGTCCTCGGGGTGGTGGAGCGCGGGGAGGCCGTTCGGCGTGGGTGGCTGCACCGGGTCGCCACCACTGTGTGCCGGGATGCGGGCGGGCGGGTGCTGGTGCATCGGCGGGCCGACGGGCTCGCGCGGTTTCCCGGGCAGTACAACTGGCTGGTGGGCGGCGCCGTCGACGTCGGGGAGAGCTGGGAAGAGGCCGCCGTTCGTGAACTCGCCGAGGAACTGGGGGTGCGGGTGGATGTGCGGCTCGCCTTCAAGTTCCTTTGCCGGGGCGCCATCAGCCCGTACTGGCTCGGCGTTCACGAAGCTGTCATCGCCGAGGAGGTCTCTCCCGATCCGGCGGAGATCGCCTGGCACGGGTGGGTCAGCGAGGGCGAGTTGTGGGAGCTGACCCGACAACTGGCCTTCGTACCCGATGGTGTTGAGGTCCTGCGCCGCGTGCGGTCGGGGGCTGTTGTCGATGAGCCTGCATAG